The Desulfoscipio gibsoniae DSM 7213 genome contains a region encoding:
- a CDS encoding FxsA family protein, with protein MLIKLLLLFTLVPLLELWILIKLGGLIGMLPTILIVASTGFAGVLLAKSQGLNVLNRMQQDIKQGILPGNKLIDGVFILVGGAFLITPGLLTDLFGFSLLVPLTRGWLKSAARHYIQQILDSGTVYTWQR; from the coding sequence ATGTTGATTAAACTACTCTTACTATTCACCTTGGTTCCTCTGCTGGAATTATGGATTCTAATTAAATTGGGCGGGTTGATTGGAATGTTGCCGACCATTCTAATCGTGGCTTCTACCGGGTTTGCCGGAGTATTGCTGGCAAAATCGCAGGGTTTGAACGTGCTCAATCGGATGCAGCAAGACATTAAACAGGGGATTCTTCCCGGCAATAAGCTAATTGACGGAGTTTTTATCTTGGTAGGCGGCGCTTTTTTAATTACCCCGGGCTTGCTAACAGACCTTTTCGGATTTTCTTTGCTGGTACCGCTTACCAGAGGCTGGTTAAAGAGCGCCGCCCGGCACTACATTCAACAAATATTGGACAGCGGCACAGTTTACACCTGGCAGCGTTAA
- a CDS encoding exopolysaccharide biosynthesis protein, giving the protein MSCPSGSKPPSEIIRDTIGKKECILTVEDLINAFGSQSFGLMFIVMALPLTIPLPPGIGFIPAALLCVWSFQRMLGRTTLWVPKAIGKREISQTLIRKIDAKALPLCARLERYFLNCSQPNMLNESEIRLASLAVVLMSMLIMLPTPFLNTIPAVIIILMGLTILNSNRRLLWINMSFSLLALSFIGSTLYVGSEFVLEEISDFLKANPSLLD; this is encoded by the coding sequence ATGAGTTGTCCGTCAGGATCTAAACCTCCAAGCGAAATAATTCGCGATACCATTGGAAAGAAAGAATGTATCCTTACCGTCGAGGATTTAATCAATGCTTTCGGTTCTCAAAGTTTTGGTTTGATGTTTATAGTTATGGCGTTACCGTTAACTATCCCCTTACCTCCAGGCATAGGTTTTATTCCGGCAGCTCTTCTTTGCGTTTGGTCCTTTCAAAGAATGTTGGGGAGAACCACTCTGTGGGTACCTAAAGCAATTGGTAAAAGGGAGATATCTCAGACGCTTATCAGGAAAATTGATGCTAAAGCGCTGCCTTTGTGTGCAAGATTAGAAAGGTACTTCTTAAATTGCAGCCAACCAAATATGCTTAACGAATCGGAGATTCGGTTGGCATCATTGGCTGTAGTGCTCATGAGCATGCTAATTATGTTGCCGACGCCATTTTTGAATACCATTCCTGCCGTAATTATAATTCTGATGGGGTTAACGATCTTAAACAGCAACCGTAGATTACTCTGGATTAACATGAGCTTTAGCTTATTAGCTTTGAGTTTTATCGGCTCTACTTTATACGTCGGATCGGAATTTGTGCTTGAAGAGATTAGTGATTTCTTAAAAGCAAACCCAAGCCTTCTAGATTAG